In Bacteroidota bacterium, a single genomic region encodes these proteins:
- a CDS encoding methionine adenosyltransferase, with product MSYLFTSESVSEGHPDKVADQISDAVIDAFLTHDSNAKVACETFVTTGLVVIGGEITTTPAAKANVDVQKIAREVINRIGYNKSEYQFDAISCGILNALHEQSSDIYQGVARAKEEDQGAGDQGMMFGYACRETDNYMPLPLEISHLLLKELAVIRREGKKMKYLRPDAKSQVTIQYSDKGKPEKIETIVLSTQHDDFAADEIMLAKIREDVVNILIPRVKKLLPKRVQKLFGKDIHYHVNPTGKFVIGGPHGDTGLTGRKIIVDTYGGRGAHGGGAFSGKDSSKVDRSAAYATRHIAKNLVAAGVADEVLVQVAYAIGVAQPVGLYVSTYDTVKARNSEGKKLSDGEIAQRVAKIFDMRPSAIVKRFGLKNPIYSETAAYGHMGRIPGVKEVNGKKYETFGWEKLDYVDQLKKEFNIVEKETAVNA from the coding sequence ATGTCCTATTTATTTACTTCAGAAAGTGTGTCGGAAGGACACCCGGATAAAGTTGCCGATCAAATTTCGGATGCCGTTATTGATGCCTTTTTAACGCACGACAGCAATGCAAAAGTTGCTTGCGAAACATTTGTAACTACCGGCTTGGTGGTGATTGGAGGAGAAATTACTACAACACCTGCCGCAAAAGCAAACGTGGATGTGCAAAAAATTGCGCGCGAAGTAATTAACCGTATTGGATACAACAAATCTGAATACCAGTTTGATGCAATTTCTTGTGGTATTTTAAATGCCTTGCACGAACAATCATCCGATATTTATCAAGGTGTTGCCCGTGCAAAAGAGGAAGATCAAGGTGCAGGTGACCAAGGAATGATGTTTGGTTACGCTTGCCGCGAAACAGATAATTACATGCCGCTTCCCCTTGAAATTTCTCATCTTTTATTAAAAGAGTTAGCCGTTATCCGCCGCGAAGGAAAAAAAATGAAATACTTGCGTCCCGATGCAAAATCGCAAGTAACCATCCAATACAGCGACAAAGGAAAACCCGAAAAAATTGAAACCATAGTGCTTTCTACACAACACGATGATTTTGCTGCCGATGAGATTATGTTGGCTAAAATCCGTGAAGATGTGGTGAATATCCTCATTCCTCGTGTAAAAAAATTGTTGCCAAAACGCGTTCAAAAATTATTTGGTAAAGACATTCATTACCATGTGAACCCAACCGGTAAATTCGTTATCGGTGGCCCACACGGAGATACCGGCTTAACCGGACGAAAAATTATTGTAGATACCTACGGTGGTCGCGGTGCGCACGGAGGTGGTGCATTCTCTGGAAAGGATTCTTCTAAAGTGGATCGTTCTGCAGCTTATGCAACACGTCATATTGCTAAAAACCTTGTTGCAGCGGGAGTTGCGGATGAGGTTTTAGTTCAAGTGGCTTATGCGATTGGTGTAGCGCAACCGGTTGGATTGTACGTTTCAACTTACGATACCGTGAAAGCAAGAAACAGCGAAGGAAAAAAATTAAGCGACGGAGAAATTGCGCAACGCGTTGCTAAAATTTTTGACATGCGTCCAAGTGCCATCGTAAAACGCTTTGGCTTAAAAAACCCTATTTACTCCGAAACAGCAGCTTATGGTCACATGGGCCGCATACCCGGTGTGAAAGAAGTAAACGGAAAAAAATACGAAACCTTTGGTTGGGAAAAATTAGATTATGTTGACCAATTGAAAAAGGAATTCAATATCGTTGAAAAAGAAACAGCTGTAAATGCTTAA
- the rlmN gene encoding 23S rRNA (adenine(2503)-C(2))-methyltransferase RlmN — MLDTSEKIDIRSLTKEALKQQFVEKGEAAFRAKQVYDWLWRKGVHSFDAMNNLSKEMREWLKDGFEIRPVTVGDFQISSDRTIKNAFRLHDGNIVEGVLIPSTTRMTACISSQVGCSLTCKFCATGRMERLRNLNSDEIYDQVVLIRNQSLNHYNIPLSNIVYMGMGEPLLNYKNVLDSIDKITSPEGLNMSPQRITVSTAGIAKMIRKLGDDGVKFNLALSLHAANDDKRNKIMPINEQNTLDALAEALRYFYDKTGTRVTFEYIVFKDFNDSLLDAKELANFCKKVPCKVNIIEYNPIEGGEFKQTTQERLDNFVKLLESKNIIVNVRRSRGKDIDAACGQLANKNKSVLEANQKN, encoded by the coding sequence ATGCTTGACACCTCTGAAAAGATTGATATACGTTCGCTTACAAAGGAAGCTTTGAAGCAACAGTTTGTTGAAAAGGGAGAGGCGGCTTTTCGCGCTAAGCAGGTGTATGATTGGCTGTGGCGTAAAGGTGTGCACTCTTTTGATGCCATGAATAATCTTTCGAAAGAGATGCGGGAATGGTTAAAAGACGGCTTTGAAATCAGACCCGTAACCGTGGGTGATTTTCAGATTAGCAGTGATCGTACCATTAAAAATGCCTTCCGTTTGCATGACGGCAATATTGTGGAGGGAGTATTAATTCCTTCTACCACCCGCATGACTGCTTGCATTTCGTCGCAAGTGGGATGCAGTTTAACCTGTAAATTTTGTGCGACCGGTAGGATGGAACGTTTACGTAATTTGAACTCCGATGAGATTTATGATCAAGTAGTTTTAATTCGAAATCAATCGCTCAACCATTATAATATTCCCTTAAGCAACATTGTGTACATGGGAATGGGTGAGCCCTTGCTGAATTACAAAAACGTATTGGATTCGATCGATAAAATAACATCCCCTGAAGGATTAAACATGTCGCCGCAACGCATAACGGTATCAACAGCCGGAATTGCGAAAATGATTCGCAAACTGGGCGATGACGGGGTGAAATTTAATTTAGCCCTGAGCTTGCATGCCGCAAACGATGATAAGCGCAATAAAATTATGCCTATCAACGAACAAAACACCTTGGATGCTTTGGCGGAAGCACTGCGTTATTTTTATGATAAAACCGGTACCCGTGTAACTTTTGAGTATATTGTTTTTAAGGATTTTAACGATAGTCTATTGGATGCAAAAGAACTGGCTAATTTTTGTAAAAAAGTTCCTTGTAAAGTAAATATTATTGAATACAATCCAATTGAAGGGGGCGAGTTTAAACAAACCACACAAGAACGGCTCGATAATTTTGTGAAATTGCTGGAGAGTAAAAATATTATTGTGAATGTGCGCCGCAGCAGAGGAAAGGATATTGATGCTGCCTGCGGGCAATTGGCGAATAAAAATAAATCGGTTTTGGAAGCAAACCAGAAAAACTAA